GTCGCGGTGAGCGGCGCCTGCGTGACGCCGGAAAGGTAGGCGGCCATGCCCAGCAACACCACCGACGATACGTCGGCGCCCGGCAGGAGTTGAGCGATGTTGTTTCCGAGGCCGGCACCGACGGCCAGCGCCGGAGAAAAAATGCCGCCGGGGATGCCCGCCCACGAGGACGCGATGTTGCCGAGGAATTTCAGCACGCCGAACAAGGGGCCGGCCATGTCGTGTCCCTGCAGGATGTCGCGCGCCTGCGTGTAACCGGTGCCGTAGAGTCCGTTGGCGCTGAGCAGGCTCAGCAGTACCAGGCCCAGCCCGCAGAAGGCGGCGAATACTACCGGCTGACGTGCGCGTATGCGGCCGACGAGGCCGCGCAGGCCGGTGGCCGACGGCAGGATCATCCGCGCGAACAGGCCCCCCGCCAGTCCACAGACCAGCCCGGTCAGGAGTACCGCGAGCCAGGCCTTGCCGAACGGCAGCGACGCGGTGACGTCGCCGAAGTACGCGTAGTTGCCGAGGATGCCGAGGGAAACCACGCCCGCGACGATGACGGCGGTGAGCAGCGTGCCGCTCATGCGGTGTTCGAAGGCGCCGGACATTTCCTCGATGGCGAACACCACGCCGGCCAGCGGCGTGTTGAACGCGGCGGCGAGTCCGGCGGCGGATCCGGCGAGGATGAAGCGGCCGGCGGCGGCCGGCTCCGCGAAACCGAAGCGGCGGCCCAGCGAATAGAGCAATCCGGCACCGACATGAACGGTGGGACCCTCGCGCCCGACCGACGCGCCGCCGAGCAGCGCGGCGAGCGTCAGCGCCATCTTGCCCGCCGCGATCTTCAGCGACATCAATCGCCCGCGAAAGCCGTCGTCCTCGACCTTGAGGGCCGCCATCGCCTGGGGGATGCCCGAACCGCGCGTCGCCTTGAGGGCACCCTCGGTGAGCCAGCACAGCAGGGCGAACACCGCCGGGGTGATCAGCAGCGGCACCCACCATCCGTGCGATGCCACGCGCCGGAACAGCTCGAACGCGTAGTCGGCCGCCTGGGCGAAGAAAACGGCCGCCAGGCCGACGAGGACGGCGCCGGTCCAGAAGATGATGCGGCGGCGCCACTCCGTCGGAGAAAGCCACTCGTGATTGCCCAGGGCGCGCAGGCGCCCGGCCGTCGAGGGGCGGGGAGAGTCGTTCGAAGGTTGTTCCTGCACGTGGGACTCGCTCATTTGACGTCGGTGGTACGGGCCCAGCGTACCTGGTAAAGGTCGTACCGCCGGTCCTTGAGATTTTGCACCGCGCCGGAGTTGCGTGCGCGGGCCAGGTTTTCCAGTCGAAGGTCGGCGAACAGCACGGTTTCGATGTTGGGCGTGGAGTCGGCGGCGATGCCGTCGCGCGCGAAGGGGAAATCGCTCGGCGTGAGGATGCAGCTCTGGCCGTACTGGATGTCGAAGTTGTTCACCCCGGGCAGGTTGCCCACGTTGCCCGAGAGCACCACGTAGCACTGGTTCTCGATGGCGCGTGCCTGCGAGCAGTAGCGCACGCGCAGGTAGCCTTCGCGCACGTCGGTGCAGAACGGCACGAACAGGATCAGCGCGCCCTGGTCGGTGAGGTGGCGGGCCACTTCGGGAAATTCCGAGTCGTAGCAGATCATCACGCCGATCGGGCCGCAGTCGGTCTGGATCGTGGCCGCCGAATCGCCGCCGGTGATGTTCCACACGTTGCGTTCGCTCGGCGTGGGATGCAGCTTTTCGCGCTCGTGCACCGAACCGTCGCGCAGGCACACGTAGCAGACGTTGTGGATATCGCCGTTGGGCTGGCGCGTGGGATGCGAGCCGCCGACGATGTTGATGTTGTAATGCACGGCGAGGCGATGGAACAGCGCCTTCACCTCGTCGGTGTACTCGGAAAGGCGGCGGATGGACTCCACCGGCGAGAGTTCGGCATTCTCGATCGACAGCAATTGCAACGTGATGAGTTCGGGGAACACCACGAAGTCGGCGTCGTAGTCGGCCGCGATGTCGACGAAGTACTCCACGTGGGTGGCGAACTCGGCGAACGAGGCGATGCGGCGCTGCTGGTATTGCACCGACGCCACGCGCACGGAGTCGGGCAGGCGATGGCTCTGCGACACGCGTGGCGTATCGGGATGGTTGAGCAACTGGGGATTGCGCCAGACGAGATGGGCGGCGTAACCGAGCGATTCGTGATCGGACGGCACGTATTCGCGCAGCAGGCCGATGGCCTCGAAACCGTTGCGCAACTGGAAGCTCAGCGTGGGATCGCGGCGGCTGCCTTCGACCACGGCCTGCACGTAGGCTTCCGCGCTGCCGTAGCGGCCGATGGCCCGGGCCAGTCCGGGAATGCGGCCGCCGAAGACGATGCCGCGCAGTTTCAGGTCGGTGCAGAGCCGCTTGCGCGCCTGGTAGAGGCGCTGGCCGATGCGCATGCCGCGATAATCCGGATGCACCACCACTTCCATGCCGTAGAGCCAGTCGCCCTTGGGGTCGTGGCGCGAGGCGAATCCGCCGCCGGTGATCTGCATCCAGGTGTGCGGCGCCAGCGCCACGGATTCGTTGATGCGGAAGGTGGCGCAGAAGCCGACGATCTTCCCTTCGTACTCGACCACGAACTGGCCTTCGGGGAAGTGGGTCTGCTGGCCTTGCAGCATTTCGGCCGAATGGCCCCATTCGGCGGTGTAGACGCGCGCGGTGAGGGCCACGAGGGCGGGTACGTCCGACGGACGCGCGAGGCGAAGCGTGAGCTTCGGGGTCTGGGCGGCGGTGGGTTCGGTCATCCCATCATTATGCGCCCGTCGTGCAGGCTACCGCCGGAATCGCGGACAGCGTCCCGCTTCCCACCCTCCGGTAGGAAACTCGCTACCGGAGGGTGGGAGCGGACCCTGTCCGCGATTCCCGGTAGCATCGACACTTCCCGAGCAAGGACCACCCATGCCCCACGCCACCTATTCCGCCGACTTCCTCTGGCAGGGCGCCTCCTGGCAGGCGGGGCAGGACGGCGTCGCGATCGAGAACGGACGTTTCGTGCCCGGCGCCAAAGGCGGCGAACGCGTCGGTCGTTTCCTGCTGCCCGGCATGCCCAACCTGCATTCGCACGCCTTCCAGCGCGCCATGGCCGGGCTCGCCGAGCGGCGCGGCCCGGGTGAGGACAGCTTCTGGACCTGGCGCGAAACGATGTACGCCTTCGCCGAAGCGATCGATCCGGACGACCTCAAGGCCATCGCCACCCAGCTCTACGTGGAGATGGTGAAGGCGGGCTATACCCAGGTCTGCGAATTCCACTACCTGCACCATGGCCCGGGCGGCGTGCCGTACGCGGATCCCGCGCAGATGTCGCTCGCCCTGATCGAGGCGGCGAAGGAGGCCGGCATCGGCCTCACGCTGCTGCCGGTGCTCTACATGACCGGCGGCTTCGACGGTCGCCCGCTGTCCGGACGGCAGCGCCGTTTCCGCCACGACGTGGGCCAGTACGTGTCCCTGCTGGAGCGGCTCGTGCCGATGCAGGACGACATGCTGCGTGTCGGCATCGCGCTGCATTCGCTGCGGGCGGTGCCGGAGGAGGCCATGCGTTCGCTGCTCGCCACCGGTATCTCGAAAACGCTACCCATCCACATCCACGTGGCCGAACAGATCGGCGAGGTGCAGGACTGCCTCGCCGTGCGCGGCGCCCGTCCCGTGGAATGGCTGCTCGATCATGCCGAGGTGGACGAACGCTGGACCCTGATCCACGCTACCCACCTCAGCGCCCACGAAACCCAGCGGCTGGCGAAGAGCGCCGCGGTGGCCGGCCTGTGTCCCACCACCGAGGCCAACCTCGGCGACGGCCTGTTCCCGCTGGCCGATTTCATCGACGCGGGCGGCACGCTCGGCATCGGTTCGGATTCGCACATCTCGGTGTCGCCGGTGGAGGAACTGCGCTGGCTCGAATACGGCCAGCGCCTGGTGACGCGCCACCGCAACGTGGCCGCGCGGCGGCCGGAGGAGAGCGTCGGCGATCACCTCTGGCGCCGCGCCCTCGACGGCGGCGCACGCGCGTCCTCGATGGATATCGCCCGCCTCGGCGCCGGTGCCCGCGCCGACCTGCTCGTGCTCGACGATCGGTCGCCGCTGCTCGCCGCGCGCGACGAAGCCGATGTGCTGGACAGCTTCCTCTTCGCAGGCAATACGCCGCTCGTGCGCGACGTGATGGTGGGCGGCCGCTGGCGCGTGCGCGATTTCGCGCACGCCGCCGAGGAACGCGTCGCGAAGGCCTACCGCGGCGTGGTGGAGAGGTTGGCGGCCGCGTGAGAGACGGGGCCGGACGGGCATTTCACCTTGCCGTAGAGGCCTTCGGCATCCGGCGCGTTCTTCGCCAGGGACTCGGGCGAGGCGTAGATCGTCACGCCGAGGTCGCAGCGGTTCTCGCGAAGCGTCAGCCGCACGGTGTCGATCCGCGCGGGCGGATCGCCGCCGAGAAGGCAGCGGCTGTCCCCGGCGAGTTTCAGCGTGACGCTGTCGCCGTCGACCGACGTCACGTCGTAATGCGCGCCGCGGCATTCCTTCCAGTCGAGCGTGCTTTTGCCGATGCTGAGCATGCCCAGGCCGAGGAAGGCATTGCTGTAGGGCTCCCAGTCGCCCGCGAGCCAGGCGGGGGCGGGCTGGGCCGCGGACAGGAGGGCGAGGGCGAGCAGGGAATGCATGGATATCTCCTTCGGTATTGCAACCGCAATACGAATCATGGTCTATTCGACCCATGATCCGCATCGCCGCCAATAACGCCAATACCAATAATGCCCGGAACCTCGGGAGGGTCGGCGTGTAGGCGGTTGCAAGCGAAACCACCGGTACACACCAAGGCCCGCCCTCACCAGGCGGGCCTTTTCTTTGTGCGTCTTTTCGTAGCAGTGCCCCCACCAAGGAGAGAAAGGCCATGTGTTCGATTTTCGCCATGTTCGGCCTCGCACCGGGCGACGACCTCGTCGCCCTGCGCGCGAAGGCGATGGAGCTTTCCCAGCGGCAGCGCCATCGCGGCCCCGACTGGAGCGGCGTGTACGTGGACGGGGGTGCCATCCTCGTGCACGAGCGCCTGGCCATCGTCGATCCGGCCAGCGGCGCCCAGCCGCTTCGCTCGCCGGAAGGCGACCTGGCCCTCGCTGTGAACGGCGAGATCTACAACCACCGCGAACTGCGTGCCGCCAGCGGCTATGCGTTCACCACCGGCTCCGATTGCGAGGTGATCAATGCGCTGTATCGCGAACACGGCGCCGACTTCCTCGGCCGGCTGAACGGCATCTTCGCCTTCGCGCTGTGGGACGCGGCTCGCGGACGGTTCGTCATCGCGCGGGATCCGGTGGGGGTCTGCCCGCTGTATTGGGGGCATGACAAGGAAGGACGCCTGTGCGTCGCTTCCGAAATGAAGTCGCTGGTGGGCGTGTGCGCGGACGTGGCGCCGTTTCCGCCGGGCCACGTGTACGACAGCGAGCGGGGTGAGGCGGTGCGTTACTGGCATCCCGCATGGCGCGACTACGCGGCGACCGAGGGCCACGACATCGACCCCAGGGCCCTGCGCGTGGCGTTCGAGGCGGCGGTTCACCGCCAGTTGATGACCGACGTGCCCTATGGCGTGCTGTTGTCCGGCGGCCTGGATTCCTCGCTGGTCGCCGCCGTGGCGGCGAGCTTCGCCCGCCATCGCATCGAGGACGACGATCGCGGCGAGGCGTGGTGGCCGCGCCTGCATTCCTTCGCCATCGGGCTGGAAGGCTCGCCGGACCTGAAGGCCGCCGAGGTGGCGGCCGAGGCGCTGGGCACCGTGCACCACGGCTTCCGCTACACCTTCGAGGAAGGCCTCGACGCGCTGCCCGAGGTGATCCGCCACATCGAGACCTACGACGTCACCACCATTCGTGCGTCCACCCCGATGTTCCTGCTGGCGCGGCGGATCAAGGCCATGGGCGTGAAGATGGTGCTGTCCGGCGAAGGCTCGGACGAGGTCTTCGGCGGTTACCTGTATTTCCACAAGGCGCCCTCGGCCCGCGAGTTCCACGACGAGACGGTGCGCAAGCTCGATGCCCTGCATTATTACGACTGCCTGCGCGCGAACAAGTCGATGTCGGCCTGGGGCGTGGAGGCGCGGGTGCCGTTCCTCGATACGGCGTTCCTCGAGGTGGCCATGGGCTTCGATGCCCAGGCGAAGATGGTGGCCCGCAAGGGCATCGAGAAGGGCATCCTGCGCGAGGCCTTCGAGGGCGCGCTGCCGGAGTCGATCCTCTGGCGGCAGAAAGAGCAGTTCAGCGACGGCGTGGGCTACGGCTGGATCGACGGCCTGAAGGCGCACGCCGAGGCCATGGTGTCCGATCGCGAATTCGCCGCGGCGGCGTCCCGCTTTCCGCACAACACGCCGGCGACCAAGGAGGCGTTCTTCTATCGCACGATCTTCGAGAAGCATTTTCCGGGCGAGGCCTGTGCGGCGACGGTGCCGGGGGGGAAGTCCATCGCCTGTTCGTCGCCCGCGGCCTTGGCGTGGGATCCGGCCTTCGCGGCGGCGGCCGATCCGTCGGGACGGGCGGTGCGCGGGGTGCATCGCGAGGCTTTGCCGGCCTGACGGCCGGTTCGCCGATTCGATCGGTTCCCACCCCTCCGGTAGGCGGTGACTTCGCTACCGAAGGGGTGGGAGCCGATCGTATCGGCGAAACCCGGTCGCGACAGCGCCCGATTTGCTAGAATCGGCTGCTTTAGCCGGCGCGCCCCGCGCCGCACCAGCAGGCCAGCCAACCATGATCGAGACCAATCCGATCCTCGCGCAGATCGCGGACCTCAAGGGCCGCGTCGAGTCGCTTAGGGGGTATCTTTGACTACCCTGTCAAGAAAGAACGCCTAGAAGAAGTCAACCGCGAGCTCGAGAGCCCCAACGTCTGGGACGATCCCAAGCGCGCGCAGGACCTGGGTCGCGAGCGCGCCCAGCTCGACACCATCGTGACCGGCATCGACGAGATGACCGGTGCACTCGACGATTCGAAGGAGCTGCTCGAGATGGCCGCCGCCGACGGCGACGAGGCCACGGTGCAGTCCGTCGCCGACGATCTGAACAAGGTCGAGGCACGGGTCAGCAAGCTCGAATTCCAGCGCATGTTCTCCGGCAAGCTCGACGCCGCCCCGGCGTTCGTCGACATCCAGGCCGGCGCCGGCGGCACCGAGGCCCAGGACTGGGCCGAAATGCTCCTGCGCATGTACCTGCGCTGGGCTGAGTCGCGCGGCTGGAAGGCCGAGCTGATGGAAGTGTCCGGCGGCGAAGTCGCGGGCATCAAGTCGGCCACGTTCCGCGTCGAAGGCGATTACGCCTACGGCTGGCTGAAAACCGAGATCGGCGTGCATCGCCTGGTGCGCAAGAGCCCGTTCGATTCGGACAACCGCCGCCACACGAGCTTCACCTCGGTGTTCGTCTCGCCCGAAGTCGACGACGACATCGAGATCGACATCAACCCGGCCGACCTCAAGACCGACGTCTACCGCTCGTCGGGCGCGGGCGGCCAGCACGTGAACAAGACCGAATCGGCGGTGCGCATCACGCACATCCCCACCAACACGGTGGTGGCCTGCCAGACCGAGCGCAGCCAGCATGCCAACCGCGACCGCGCGATGAAGATGCTCAAGGCCAAGCTGTACGAGCTGGAAGTGCAGAAGCGCAACGCCGAAAAGGATGCGCTGGAAGCCACCAAGTCGGACATCGGCTGGGGCAGCCAGATCCGCAACTACGTGCTCGACCAGTCGCGCATCAAGGACCTCCGCACGGGCATCGAGCGTTCCGACACGCAGAAGGTGCTCGACGGCGACCTCGACGAATTCGTCGAAGCCAGCCTCAAGGCGGGTCTCGAAGCCGGTTCCAAGCGTATCGACGCGTGATGCACCGCCGGGGGCGCATGGGCGCCCCCGCTCATCCATGAAGCCACTCCCAAGAGCCATGACCGAAAACACCCACGCCGACACTCCCGCGACCGCCGCCGACGAAAACCGTCTCATTGCCGAGCGCCGCGAGAAACTGAAAGCGCTGCGTGCGCAGGGCATCGCCTACCCCAACGACTTCAAGGTCGACAGCTTCGCGGGCGACCTGCAGGACGAGTTCGCCGACAAGGAGCGGTGGACGGCCGAGGCCATCGAGGCCGCGCCTCGCCAGGTGGCCGTGGCCGGCCGCATCATCCTGATGCGCGGGCAGGGCAAGGTGAGCTTCGTGCAGATGCAGGACGGCACCGGCCGCATCCAGCTCTTCGTGCACCAGGGCACCGTGGGCGAAGGGGCGTACAACGCCTTCAAGCGCTGGGACCTGGGCGACATCGTCGGCGCCACGGGCACGCTCATGCGCACCAAGACGGGCGAGCTGTCGGTCAAGGTCGAATCGATCCGCCTGCTCACCAAGTCGCTGCGCGGCCTGCCCGACAAGCACCACGGCATGGCCGACGTCGAGCAACGTTACCGCCAGCGCTACGTCGACCTGATCGTCACCGAGGAATCCCGCCGCACCTTCGTGCTGCGCTCGAAGATCGTCAGCCACGTGCGCCGCTGGCTCGAGGCCCCGCCGCGCCGGTTCATGGAGGTGGAAACCCCCATGATGCACGTGATCCCGGGCGGCGCCACCGCGCGTCCGTTCACCACGCACCACAACGCGCTCGACATCCCTCTGTTCCTGCGCGTGGCGCCCGAGCTTTACCTCAAGCGCCTCACCGTCGGCGGTTTCGACCGCGTGTACGAAATCAACCGCAACTTCCGCAACGAGGGCGTGTCCACGCGGCACAACCCCGAGTTCACGATGCTGGAGCTGTACCAGGCCTACGCCACCTACCACGAGATCATGGACCTCACCGAGGGCCTGATCCGCTCGGCCGCCACCGACGTGATCGGCCACACCGCCATCGAGTGGGACGGCGCCACGGTCGACGTGGGCCCGGCGTTCCGCCGCTGGCGCATGGAAGACGCGGTGCTCGAACTCAATCCGGAGATCAAGCCGGGCGAGCTGCGCGACCGCGAGGCCATGGCCGCGCACGCGACGCGCCTGGGTATCCACGTCAAGCCGTCCTACGGCTGGGGCAAGCTGTTGCTCGAGATCTTCGAGGCCACGGTGGAGCACACCCTGGTGCAGCCGACCTTCATCACCGACCACCCGGTGGAGGTCTCGCCGCTGGCCCGCGAGAGCGATACCGACAAGGGCATCACCGACCGCTTCGAGCTGTTCATCAACGGCAAGGAAATCGCCAACGGCTTCTCCGAGCTCAACGACTCCGAAGACCAGGCCGCGCGCTTCCAGGCGCAGGTGGACGCCAAGGACGCCGGCGACGACGAGGCCATGCACTTCGACGCCGACTACATCCGCGCGCTCGAGGTGGGCCTGCCGCCCACGGGAGGCCTCGGCGTCGGCATCGACCGCCTGGTGATGCTGCTCACCGGCGCGTCGTCCATCCGCGACGTGCTGCTGTTCCCGACCATGCGTCCCGAGGCCTGAGCGGCCTCGCCATCCCCGGAGCCCAAGCCATGTACTACGTCATCGTCGCGCTCGACCATCCGCATTCGCTGGAAAAGCGGCTTGCCGCCCGTCCGGCGCACATCGCCCGCCTGAAGGGCCTGCTCGAAGAGGGGCGGCTCAAGCTGGCCGGCCCGTTTCCGGCCATCGATTCGGAAGACCCGGGTGAGGCCGGTTTCGACGGCAGCATGATCGTGGCCGAATTCGCCGACCTGGCCACCGCCAAGGCCTGGGCCGATGCCGATCCCTACGTCGAGGCGGGCGTCTATCGGGACGTCACCGTGCGGCCGTTCCGCGTGGCCCTGCCGTGACCGTCGAGAAGGTTGAGCGCATCCGCCGACTGCTGACCGAGGCCCTGGCCCCGGTGGATCTGGACGTGATCGACGAGGGCCACAAGCACGCGGGGCACGCGGGCGAGGGCAGGGGGCATTTCTTCGCGCGCATCGTCAGTCCGGCCTTCGCCGGCAAGAACCCGATCCAGCGGCACCGGATGGTCTACCAGGCCTTGGGCGACATGATGCCGGACGGCATTCATGCGCTGTCGATCGAGGCGAAGGCGCCGGGCGAGTGATCGCTCCGCGTGAATTCGCCGATACGATCGGCTCCCACACCTCCGGTAGGCGGTGACGTCGCTACCGAAGGGTGGGAGCCGATCGTATCGGCGAATGGCCCTGGTCTCGTTTCGGCTAGTGGACCTTGTTCAATCAGAAGCTTACCCTTCCTTTTTCGCGTTGTTTCGCGTATTGCACCTCAATGACCCCTTTGGCAAAGTGATCGATCTGCCAGGGGGTGGCTCCCGACCGGAGCCCACGGCCGCGTCCCAACGGAATCAAACATGCGTCTGACCACCATCAAGCTGGCGGGATTCAAGTCCTTCGTGGACCCGACCACGCTGCACCTGCCCACCAACATGACCGGCGTCGTCGGTCCGAACGGTTGCGGCAAGTCGAACATCATCGACGCCATCCGCTGGGTCATGGGCGAGTCGGCGGCCAGTCGCCTGCGTGGCGATTCGCTCACCGACGTGATCTTCTCCGGCTCCAGCGCCCGCAAGCCCGTGGGCCAGGCGGCGGTGGAACTCATCTTCGACAACAGCGACGCTACCATCCAGGGCGAATACGCCAGCTTCGCCGAAATCTCGGTCAAGCGCGTGGTGAGCCGCGACGGCCAGTCGTCGTATTTCCTCAACGGCGCGCGCTGCCGCCGCCGCGACATCACCGACCTGTTCCTAGGTACGGGCCTGGGCCCGCGTTCCTACTCGATCATCGAGCAGGGCATGATCAGCCAGATCATCGAGGCGGCGCCCGAAGAGCTGCGCACCCACCTGGAAGAAGCCGCCGGCATCTCCAAATACAAGGAGCGCCGCAAGGAAACCGAAAGTCGCATCAAGTCCACCCGCGAAAACCTCGACCGCGTGCGCGACGTGCGCGACGAGGTGGACAAGCAGCTCGATCACCTCAACCGCCAGGCCCGCGCCGCCGAGCGCTGGAAGGCCTTCAAGGAAGAGCAGACCCGTCGCGAGGCCGAGCTGCGTGCGCTGGAATACCGCACGCTCGACCGGCAGCGCCAGGGCGAAGGCTCCGGCCTGCGCGAGGCCGAGCTGGAGATCGAGAAACACACCGCATCGCAGCGCCAGGTCGAAGCCCAACTGGAAAGCGTGCGCGAGCGTCACCAGGGCGCCAGCGAACACCTGAACCAGGTGCAGGCCGAGGTCTACAAGGTGGGCGCCGAGATCGCCCGCGTCGAGCAGCAGGTGCGCCACAACCGCGACCTCGCCGAGCGCCTGACCCGCGCCCGTGCCGACACGGAGCGCGAGTACGAAGAGCTGCTCGGCCACATCACCACGGACCGCGAGCAGGTGGAAACCCTGCGCATGGCGCTGGCCGAAGGCGAGCCGAAGCTCGAGGCGCTGCAGCAGATCCAGGACGAAACCGCCGAGTCGCAACGTGCCACCGAATCGCGCATGGCCGATTGGCAGCAGCGTTGGGATACCCACACGCGCGGTGCCTCCGAATCCACGCGCGCGGCGGAAGTGGAGCGCACCAAGCTGGCGTACCTCGACCGGCAGGCCGTGGATCTTTCCCGACGCCGCGAGACGCTGGAAACCGAACAGCGCGCCACCGACGTCGCCGCGCTGGATGCCGCCGCCGAACAGCTCGACACCGAGCACGACACCCAGCGCGAACGCGTCGAACAGCTCGGCACCGTGCTCGACCAGCATAAGGTCGCCTATGAGCGCGTGCTCGACGAGGAGCGCCAGGTGCAGTCGTCGCTCAACGACGCCCGCCAGCAACTGCAGACCGCGCGTGGCCGCCAGGCCTCGCTGGAAGCCCTGCAGACCGCCGCGCTCGGCCAGGAGGAATCGGCCGCCACCGGCTGGCTCAAGCGCCTCGGCCTCGACGGCGCGCGCCGACTCGGCGAATCGCTGCAGGTGGATGCCGGTTACGAATCGGCCGTGGAAACCGTGCTGTCCGGCCTGCTCGACGGCGTGCTCGTCGATGCGCCGGCGGCGCTGGCTCCCGAATTCGAAGGCCTCGGCCAGGCCGACGTGGCCTTGTTCGCGTCCGCGCAGGGCGGTCCGGGCGCCCCGGGCACCCTGGCCGGGCACGTGCGCGGCCCGGCCGCCGCCGTGGCCCTGCTCGGCAACGTCTTCGTCGCCGATTCGGTGGAGGAGGCCGCCTCGCGCGTGGCCTCGCTGTCCGAACACCAGTCGGTGATCACCCGCGACGGAGCATGGATGGGGCCGGGCTGGGCCCGCGTGTTGCGCGCGCAAGGCAACCAGGTGGGCGTACTGGCACGCGAACGCGAGATCCGCCAGCTCGCCGAACAGATCGAAACCCTCGAGGCCACGATCGAGGAAGGCACCGAAACGCTCGAGGCATTGCGCACGCGCAAGTTCGAGACCGAGCGCCAGCGCGACGACGCGCAGCGCGATCTCTATGCCGCGCATCGCCGCCTTTCCGAGCTGGCCGGCCAGTTGCAGAGCCACCGCGGCAAGATGGAAACCGCGCGCGCCCGTGCCGAGAAGATCGGCGGCGAGATTTCCGCCATCGTCGAACAGCTCGACGAACTCGAGGGCCAGACCCGCGAAGCGCGCGCCCGCCTCGACGAGGCCGTGGGCCACATGGGCGATCGCGAGGACGAACGCCGCGAACTGGAGAACGAGCGTCGTGAACTGCTCGAGGCGCGCGAGGAAGCCCGCATCAATGCCCGCGAGGCCGCCGACCAGGCCCACCAGCTCGAACTCGGCCTGGGTTCCAA
This window of the Luteibacter aegosomatis genome carries:
- a CDS encoding BolA family protein; this translates as MTVEKVERIRRLLTEALAPVDLDVIDEGHKHAGHAGEGRGHFFARIVSPAFAGKNPIQRHRMVYQALGDMMPDGIHALSIEAKAPGE
- the smc gene encoding chromosome segregation protein SMC; amino-acid sequence: MRLTTIKLAGFKSFVDPTTLHLPTNMTGVVGPNGCGKSNIIDAIRWVMGESAASRLRGDSLTDVIFSGSSARKPVGQAAVELIFDNSDATIQGEYASFAEISVKRVVSRDGQSSYFLNGARCRRRDITDLFLGTGLGPRSYSIIEQGMISQIIEAAPEELRTHLEEAAGISKYKERRKETESRIKSTRENLDRVRDVRDEVDKQLDHLNRQARAAERWKAFKEEQTRREAELRALEYRTLDRQRQGEGSGLREAELEIEKHTASQRQVEAQLESVRERHQGASEHLNQVQAEVYKVGAEIARVEQQVRHNRDLAERLTRARADTEREYEELLGHITTDREQVETLRMALAEGEPKLEALQQIQDETAESQRATESRMADWQQRWDTHTRGASESTRAAEVERTKLAYLDRQAVDLSRRRETLETEQRATDVAALDAAAEQLDTEHDTQRERVEQLGTVLDQHKVAYERVLDEERQVQSSLNDARQQLQTARGRQASLEALQTAALGQEESAATGWLKRLGLDGARRLGESLQVDAGYESAVETVLSGLLDGVLVDAPAALAPEFEGLGQADVALFASAQGGPGAPGTLAGHVRGPAAAVALLGNVFVADSVEEAASRVASLSEHQSVITRDGAWMGPGWARVLRAQGNQVGVLAREREIRQLAEQIETLEATIEEGTETLEALRTRKFETERQRDDAQRDLYAAHRRLSELAGQLQSHRGKMETARARAEKIGGEISAIVEQLDELEGQTREARARLDEAVGHMGDREDERRELENERRELLEAREEARINAREAADQAHQLELGLGSKRAALTSLEQALARLDTQLRQVTARRDEIDEQLAAGSDPIVELEAERQTYLDQRLLVDKQLVDARRAVEDCDAEFRRLEQERQRIEHVMNQVRESVSEKRLAAQALQLRAEQLAQAISASGLELEPLLAELAEDAEPAHWQQQLTDLAQKIARLEPVNLAAIQEHAEQSQRKEYLDAQLTDLTSAMETLEGAIKKIDRETRQRFKETFDRVNAGVQELFPRLFGGGHAYLELTGEDLLDTGVAIMARPPGKRVSNITLLSGGEKALTAVSLVFAIFGLNPAPFCLLDEVDAPLDEANVGRFSAMVREMSEKVQFIFVSHNKATMEAAHQLCGVTMREPGVSRLVQVDLAEASKLAGVA